A DNA window from Vigna unguiculata cultivar IT97K-499-35 chromosome 10, ASM411807v1, whole genome shotgun sequence contains the following coding sequences:
- the LOC114166131 gene encoding dirigent protein 22-like, producing the protein MPNPHFFLTFSLLLLLSCHLLNGQEDSEFGHAIERKLLGLKRKEKLSHFKFYWHDILSGRNPTSVSVVPPTLKLNTTTAFGLVNMIDNPLTLGPEMSSKLVGKAQGFYASASQTEIDLLMAMNFAFSDGKYNGSTITILGRNCVFNKVREMPVIGGSGLFRFARGYAEARTHWVDYKSGDATVEYNVYVMHY; encoded by the coding sequence ATGCCAAACCCCCATTTTTTCCTCACATTCTCActccttctcctcctctcttGCCACCTTCTCAACGGCCAAGAAGACTCTGAGTTTGGCCACGCCATAGAGCGCAAGTTGTTAGGCCTAAAGAGGAAAGAAAAACTGAGTCATTTCAAGTTCTATTGGCATGACATTCTGAGCGGACGCAACCCCACTTCAGTGTCGGTTGTTCCACCCACTTTGAAGCTCAACACCACCACAGCATTCGGCTTGGTCAACATGATCGACAACCCTTTGACTTTGGGGCCCGAAATGAGTTCCAAGCTTGTGGGTAAGGCTCAGGGGTTCTACGCCTCAGCTTCCCAGACTGAGATTGATCTTCTCATGGCCATGAACTTTGCGTTCTCTGACGGAAAGTACAATGGCAGCACCATCACCATCTTGGGGAGGAACTGCGTTTTCAACAAGGTGAGGGAGATGCCTGTGATTGGAGGTAGTGGCCTTTTCAGGTTTGCAAGAGGGTATGCAGAGGCTAGGACTCATTGGGTTGATTACAAGAGTGGGGATGCTACTGTTGAGTACAATGTTTATGTTATGCATTATTGA